Proteins found in one Campylobacter canadensis genomic segment:
- a CDS encoding PepSY-like domain-containing protein produces MKKFMLGCVLAASLFADTVISPDALPQAAKDFVKTHFSNATIAYAEKDWTSFDVKLSTGAKLEFTSSGKIKEIDTKYSEFPDSILPDILAKAKASQANAKLRKLEKNINGYELKFTNGMEVYINEKGDVIATKFDD; encoded by the coding sequence ATGAAAAAGTTTATGTTGGGCTGTGTTTTGGCAGCTTCTTTATTTGCTGATACTGTTATAAGTCCTGATGCTTTACCACAAGCTGCTAAAGATTTTGTAAAAACACATTTTTCAAATGCAACAATTGCTTATGCTGAAAAAGATTGGACTTCTTTTGATGTTAAATTAAGCACAGGTGCAAAACTTGAATTTACATCAAGTGGAAAAATAAAAGAAATTGATACAAAATACAGCGAATTCCCTGATAGTATTTTACCAGATATTTTAGCTAAAGCTAAAGCTTCTCAAGCTAATGCTAAGTTAAGAAAATTAGAAAAAAATATAAACGGATATGAGTTAAAATTCACAAATGGAATGGAAGTTTATATTAACGAAAAAGGTGATGTAATAGCTACTAAAT